The Helicoverpa armigera isolate CAAS_96S chromosome 5, ASM3070526v1, whole genome shotgun sequence sequence atgggtttgaattgcagttggagggcgccgtagaaatctcgcccagggagctggttgagttaaaaccggcactgatcgcaatttatctttgtttaattgttgttggcattcaattccgaaaaataatttttcgcgcacgtccgttatagctttttgttcactttcgCGTTTTGtggtatgtttacttcatgaaaactctaaggaaaaaatcgcgctcgcttcgctcgcggcttcatgtacatttgcacttcatttctgtgtaTATCTTCCTTTTggctttgctttgttaattaacagtggtttttatttgttttgtgtcctatgactaaataaatttcgcgcccgcttcgctcgcgcttccttacatataaaatatgtctcatgcgttgactttttcaacgggaaacccaccaaaaaccattaataacatattttactgaaattaaacattgctataaatatttaagttcgttagtttaagttacccataatccgttctaagcactttgatatacattatgttggtacctacccattaatcacaatctttcaatacataggggccacttgggtaatgattgcactgcattgatgccctaagcaattgcttagtctgcttacgggctaacccaggacttcttaggttactctaagacttgagcatttcaagtaaatgaaaagttatgtgtaatatatgttatgtacctattgcaatatttatgtatccaaaaggaagtgcgttttctgcaattagagcggtgcatgtacatatttttttctgttggacaagtaaaatggatatgaatgggcgggtgGGTCTGGACCTCCTGGACCCcccccccccttatatattttttgacaataatatgtagtcgtagggcggcataatcggttttgcacgcgggcgaacaaacagctagcggcgggcctgcttATTCTGAAcgtattttatacataaaagataattttacGGATATAATAAACTTACCGCCAACTGTTGTAAGAGAACATCAATGCCATCAAGCTCTCCTAGTAACTTCCTATTCTCTGGTGTGTTTTGTAATAGAATTGATAAAATTTCTGTGGCATACAATTTGTTGCCATCAAAAGGCACTTTCAACTGTGAATAAAAAGAaagcaaaaagtataaatataacattttctaaTTCAGATTTTAGTTCAATATACAAGTGAATGATCAAGCTTACCTTCAGCCTTTTTAGTATCCATTGCATGAAACCCTGTTTAGCAACTTCCGCACTCAATTCAATTCTGAATTCAGTAAGGTTTTCAATTATACCTGCAGAGTAACAACTAATTAGAAAAGATATgcctatttttgtttaatagaaaAAAGTGGTGGTAGCAAATTACCAAGTGTGTTATGTACAGCATCTCTCTCGTCAGGCACTTGTTCGTCAAGGCGTGCAAGGTTGTGTAACAACAATGCGGGTGCTTCAGCCTCAGCCAGTGCATTTATCAGCTCATCTGCACCCTCCTCACTCTCATGTAGTATATCCACATCTGTTAATTCCTAGAAAATGTATATGcattaacaatataattaggtacatattatttttgttgggagcagtggcgtagcgtggggggggcaagggggcaaattccccgggcggcaaaattttagggggcggcaaaatttacccaattaaaaaaaaattgttcgcaactagtatctgcgccgcaactagtatttaattttggttttgagtcttaaataaaaataattaatttcgcgctcgcttcgctcgcgtattcagaaactatattatggcccttatttttgcatttgtcaacaaacaaaacgttaagtacgtttgggctaaattttacgtaatttttgttttaagtccgataaaaatttcgcgctcgcttcgctcgcgtattcaaaaacgatattcccttatttttgcatctgtcaacaaacaaaagttaagtacgtttgggctaaattttacgtaatatttggtttaagtccgataatttttcgcgctcgcttcgctcgcgcatttggaaactgcatgggcaagtttttctttatttgcatttgtttacctacacaactgccgacatgcgtttagcagAGTGCTATAtgttaggtaaaccgatgaggtggtccctggcaagacaaactttaattaaagtggtccctcatgactaaaaggttaagaaccactggtttaGATAAAGTTGAATGCTATAAGCAAAACCTACCTAGATACAAGCCAAATTTCACGCTTAGGTATAGTTCCATGGAAACTGGTTTTAGTGTTAGTcccgtaaattaaattaatttttaaacagtttaaaGTAGCCccgctttttaaattatttcaatttcatatatacttataggtacctacttcgctGGCctgcataggtacctaaaagaattttaaaaccttcaagaaatcaagtaacaaagatataaaagtctacttgagaacctcccccttctgccggggctgcgggttgttcgaaagagttaccgcggctctggaacataaaaggccttcgacggaacacgacggtttttagtcagtaagagtctgacactccctcaacgctgctaaaccacagcgggaagggttatttgatgatttttaacgtcgatacacaaaaaaaaaactttaaaaatgacaaacggccagtaacacttgttaaaaaaaatacacgggaaggggcggcaaaatcgacaactgccccgggcggcagatacccacgctacgccactggttggGAGATTAAGTATTTGTCAGTATTTAATCAAGATGTCTAGATTAAAAGGCTCATTTTCACAAACAAGATGAACATTTGATTAAGAATAACTAAAACAATTGAGTGGCAAAGTAAggttaaaatttttttaatttcaaatcatTGCTGCATTTTCTATGATAATGTACCTTTTAGATATTTTGattatacatagatagataaaataaaaaatacagtgatTGTAGTGAAAGGATCTGGTGTAATTTTTACCTGCAGCAGGTGGACAACTTTAGTAGAAATGTCTGTGTTATCATGGGACAACAATTCCAATAGAGAGTTGATGCACTTCAGTTCTACCAGCAACGGATACTGGTCTGGCACTGTGGCTACGGCGCTTAGTTCCTACAAACACATATTCATTATTCCAATATACCgttgataattaaataacaaacacattTAGAAATCATTTGGTCATACCTGAAGTGCTTCATGTAAGTCTATTTCGCTATCCATGAACTTCTCTGGTTGATCAGGAAACTTTATTCTCATCTCTGTTCCTAAGAGTTTTCTCAAAGTTCAGCACTAATTTCTTAACTGCAGTCTCATCCAGAATGTCACCCTGTATAAATAATTGTCGAAGATTTTAAAGTTAGATAGCACTCGCACTTAGTAAGAGGTAGTTTAcaagattttaaaatgtactgATCATACCTCTGTAACTTCAGTTTCAACAAATCGAAGTATGTCTCTCTCTTTATCAGTAATGGTGGGTTCCTTAGGCAACGTCGTACTCAACGGTATTAACTTATTACTTTGTTTAGTCCTCCCAAGCGTCGCATCTTTGAAGCCTTCGCGCCATCGTCGTCAGAGTCCCCGCTGTCTTCTTCATTAGGTCTTTTAGGCGTCGGCGTGGgctgtttgtaaataatatgtatgtattatatataATATCCAATGTAAACTTTATCAACACGTTAAATAGTGAACACAACCTTACAAGATCTTACCTTAAATGAAAGCAGTTCTCCAACGTCCATCTTAATACAAGTTAATGTTTAGTAGTAATTATATCCCTTTTCATAAGTGTgctgtattataattataaaattccaCTATAAACAACATGAGTGAAAAGTTGagctgaaaaataattatttatcggTTTGGTTTCTCCGAGCAAGACGGAGTAATAAAATGCTAGTTTTGACATTTGttgttttgacttttatttacttgaatgaCACTGACAACTGGACTGACTGACCACAGACTACTTAGAGATACAAAAtgttcaatgattttttttacaaaatacctTTACTCGTGGAATCTTGCTGATCATAAGTCTTTACAAAATGTAGGacgttttatgaaatattttccgTCCACATCGGTAGACATCATTGCAAAAATTAGAACCTTTTTACAAGTAAACCagctacataataaaaaaaaaaaacaaattatatattgtCTATAGTTTTCGTCCATGAGTCCAAGAAGTGGCGGTAATGTGGCGGTAAGAGTCGGAATTTGAACTTTCAAGTTTTCAacctaaaactttttaaatagaacACTCGGTTGTGAATAGTACCAATTGAATTTcaattatgaatattatgagGAGTAATCAGATTCCTATAATAAAGGTGACTTTAGTATTTTTCTATAGAATCTCGTGTGCTATACATTAacttataaaaacatttgaattgttTGGATaacaaaattcttaaataaaatctcattttcatataaaacagtTCTAACTAAATGAACGAactaactttcgcatttataatattagcaaggaTTATTTGCATACTTTCCCAAAGCGCTGGGATCATTTGATTTGATAGCATAAGCAATACCCCATCTTACCACAGGCCCATACCCTCACAAATTAATAAGGCATATTTATCACAAATATTTACAGGATCTGGTATCTTCATTGAAAAACGGAAAAACGTTCAATTTAACAGGCGTATTGGAATTTTTCAATGGTTGCACCGACGACACGCAagttaaattattgtcaattttATCTGCATATGTAATGCTAAATGTAAtacttttatgttattaaaaaaatatctgtaagtCTTCTTAGAATAGAAACATATTCTAATGACGTCTCACTTTTCCAGAATGGTAGTGTTGAGGCAATTATAACATTCAACCCCATTTACGACAAAATATGCAAAATCCTTGAGAACAGTCGTGCTGGGAAAACGACTATTGCCTTAAACTTCCTCTCAACACTTTTGTACGTTGACGATGAAGAAGGTCAAAGTAAAAAAGGCAACCTGGTAGCCTATGCAAGGAATATGGTCAGAAGTAGCGGTTGTCTATCAACTATGTGTGAACTTTTCACTTGTATGATGGTAGGAATTTTGCTTTGTAGTATTCCTTTAATTATGCAATCGTACTTACGTTTTGCtaaattgaaacattttcaGAATCAAGATGTGTGGCGTGCACTTTGCCGGTGTCTCGCTGAATCTTGCCGCAGTATGCAAGCCAATCAGAGCTATTGTGCACACCTCATTCCAACGGTACCTAAATTACTCTATAACTAAAATAAGTTCCAGAACAAGTTgttctatgaatatttttttgcagtgCGTTCAGAAGTGCCATCCCCGAACAATCGATGT is a genomic window containing:
- the LOC110383421 gene encoding LOW QUALITY PROTEIN: beta-catenin-like protein 1 (The sequence of the model RefSeq protein was modified relative to this genomic sequence to represent the inferred CDS: inserted 3 bases in 2 codons), with product MDVGELLSFKPTPTPKRPNEEDSGDSDDDGAKASKMRRLGXTKQSNKLIPLSTTLPKEPTITDKERDILRFVETEVTEGDILDETAVKKLVLNFEKTLRNXEMRIKFPDQPEKFMDSEIDLHEALQELSAVATVPDQYPLLVELKCINSLLELLSHDNTDISTKVVHLLQELTDVDILHESEEGADELINALAEAEAPALLLHNLARLDEQVPDERDAVHNTLGIIENLTEFRIELSAEVAKQGFMQWILKRLKLKVPFDGNKLYATEILSILLQNTPENRKLLGELDGIDVLLQQLAFYKRNDPAGAEEQEAMENMFDSLCCALMEPSNRDRFLRGEGLQLMNLMLREKKMSRNGSLKVLDHALAGPEGRDNCNKFVDILGLRTVFPLFMKTPKRKRILTVDQHEEHVVSIIASMLRNCQGSQRQRLLAKFTENDLEKVDRLLELHFKYMDKVDRTEKEMEQEGEELDDDAQYLRRLSGGLFTLQLIDRIILEVCTAGPSAIKQRVQRVLSLRGGSLKIIRHVMREYAGNLGDAGSEDWRQQEQQHILQLVDKF